A genomic stretch from Burkholderia pyrrocinia includes:
- a CDS encoding DUF2059 domain-containing protein produces the protein MQKQFKQLVLLAALVPTFAMAQALSNSAPAPAAAAAPIDADKKAAIKDLLDAIDAPKLVSAIGNSAEMQAKQLVPAILSDALSENKTLNDKQKQAAVPTLQKNAVPKLVDGAGKVFGTQQFQNDAMSAQYDAYAKYYSTSEIKDLTTFYKSPTGRKFIQVQDQVGRDVVNGLMQKYMPQAIQATRTQADKEVAAVKPGK, from the coding sequence ATGCAAAAGCAATTCAAGCAACTGGTCCTGCTGGCTGCACTGGTGCCGACGTTCGCGATGGCGCAAGCGCTGTCGAATTCCGCACCGGCGCCCGCCGCGGCAGCTGCGCCGATCGACGCCGACAAGAAGGCAGCGATCAAGGATCTGCTCGACGCGATCGACGCGCCGAAGCTCGTGTCGGCAATCGGCAACAGCGCCGAAATGCAGGCCAAGCAGCTCGTGCCGGCGATCCTGTCGGACGCGCTGTCGGAAAACAAGACGCTGAACGACAAGCAGAAGCAGGCTGCCGTTCCGACGCTGCAGAAGAACGCGGTGCCGAAGCTGGTCGACGGCGCGGGCAAGGTGTTCGGCACGCAGCAGTTCCAGAACGACGCAATGTCGGCTCAGTACGACGCATACGCGAAGTACTACAGCACGTCGGAGATCAAGGATCTGACGACGTTCTACAAGAGCCCGACGGGCCGCAAGTTCATCCAGGTTCAGGATCAGGTCGGTCGCGACGTGGTCAACGGTCTGATGCAGAAGTACATGCCGCAAGCGATCCAGGCAACGCGCACGCAGGCTGACAAGGAAGTCGCAGCAGTCAAGCCGGGCAAGTAA